TACCCGCGAGCCGGTCACGGCCGCCAACTGCCCTCGTCCGCGGGTAATCCGATCGGTTTCTCCCGCGGGTGAGCGACGCGCGTTCCGGGGACATCGGGGCGTAGCCGGAGCCATACTGCTAGTGCTTCCGGGAGGTCGGCGGTGACTCCCCCGGATGGGGTCGTCACTGGCGAGGCACAATGCGGACGATCCATATTCACTCGATCGGGGGACGGTGGTGACGAGGTGACGACGCGCGCGACACCACGGCTCCGAGCCGTCCTGGCCAACCACGAATTCCGCGCGCTGTGGTTCGCCGAGACGCAGTCGATGCTCGGCGACCAGCTGACCATCGTCGCGCTGGCCGTCCTGATCTTCGACCGGACCGGGTCGCCGCTGCTCACGGCCGTCGTCTACTCCCTGACGTTCCTGCCCGCGCTCGCCGGCGGGCTCGGGCTCTCGCAGCTCGCCGACCGGTTCCCGCGCCGGACGGTCCTGGTGACCGGCTCGTTCGCGCAGGCCGTGCTGACCGGGCTGATGGCCGTGCCCGGGATGCCGATGGGCTGGCTGTTCGTCCTGTTCGTCTTCGCCCGGCTGGCGAACGCGCCGGCCAACGCGGCGCAGAACGCGCTCGGCCGCGAGATCTTCGCCGCCGACGACGTCTACCTGCAGAGCCAGGACCTGCGCGGGATCACGAACAACACCGCGATGCTGGCCGGTCTCGCCGCGGGCGGCCTGCTGGTGACCACCATCGGCACGTCGTGGGCGCTGGCGATCGACGCGCTGACGTTCCTGGTCTCGGCCGTCGCCGTGCGGCTGATGGTGCTGCGGCGCCCGGCGGCGGGGGACGGCGGCGCCCCGTGGTTCGGCGCCGTCCGGCAGGTTTTCGGCGACGAACGGCTGCGGGTGCTGCTCTACCTGTCCTGGCTCGTCGGCCTGGCGGTGATCCCGGAGGGGCTCGCCGCGCCGCTCGCCGCCCAGCTGGGCGCGGGCGACCAGGCGGTGGGCTGGCTGCTGGCCGCCGACCCGCTGGGGTTCGTGCTGGGCACGTTCCTGCTCTCGCGGTACGTCTCGACGGAGCACCGCCGCAAGCTGCTGGGGGTGCTGGCCGCGCTGCCGCTGGCCGCGCTGGCGGCGTTCGCGCTGCGGCCGAACCTGTGGCTCGCGCTGGTCCTGCTCGCGCTGGCCGGTGCGACCGGCGCGTACGTCATCACGGTGTCCGCCACATTCATCACATGGGTGCCGAACGACATCCGGGGCAGCGCCGGCGGGCTGTACCGGACCGGGCTGCGGGTCGCCCAGGGTGTGGGCGTGGGCATCGGCGGGCTGGTGGCCCAGGGAATCGGTTCCGCGGGCACTACGGTCGCGCTCGCCGGGGCCGTGGGCCTGCTGCTGGCCGTCCCGGTGGGGTTCGCCTGGCACCGGGTCGGCGCGGAACCGGGACCACGGCTGTCATGAGCCTGTCATGAGCCGCGGTTCAGAGGTCACGGTTGGCCATCGGACGCCACCTCTCCGCACAGTCAAGATCATGAATGGTATTCGGCCGGTCACAGGTCGCGGTTGCGCACGGTTGCCGCCTCTCGGGGGTAATGGGGGCGAGGACAATTCGCTGGCGCATCAGAGATCGCGGTTGCTCAACGGTGCCACCTCCGTGTGGGGAGCCTGAAGATGTTTCTGGTCCGCGTTCCCGGCAGTTCCACCGAGGACCCGTCAGTTCCGTTGCAGTGGGATGGTACCCGCCCACGGAATGCGTGAACACTCTGGCAGGTACCGATGAGATTACTCAGCGCCCCACGTACGCTGGAAAGGAGGTGACCAATTGCATCCCGGACCAGACGACGCCGCGACCGGCGGCGGCGCGCCGGCGGACCGAGGCGGGCCGCGGCCGCCGGTGCCGCACGAAGGACCAGCCCAGGCGACCACGCCCAGTGGTCCACCCGGGACGGTCTGGCGCGAGCACCCGTTCTCGCCGCGGAACTGGGCACTCTGGCGCCGTCGCCCCCGGGTCGTATTGTTCATGCTCGGCAGCGAAGCGCTCGCCGTCGCCGTGCTCGCCATTTCCCTCGCCCATTCACAGGCGCTCGTCCCCCGCGACTGGGTCAACTTCGGAATCCTCGCCGTCGGCGCGACCGTCCACATTCAGCTGACCCAGCGCCAGGAAGAACGGCGGCGAAACCGCAAAAAGACGGTCCTGATCGACCTCACCGCGGTGTGGACTTTTTCGGCCGCGATGATCCTGCCGGTACCGCTGATCCTCTTCGTCATCTTCGTGGTCCGGCTCCAGCATTGGTTCATCGCCCGCCGACCCGCGCACAACTTCATTTTCTCCTCGATCACGCACGGCCTCGCGGGGGTGCTCGCCCACCTCGCCTACACCTCGTTCGGGCCCCATTTCTCCGGCTCCGGCTGGAGCGACTTCCTCTACGAGTTCGCCACGATCGCCCTCACCGGCGCCATCTACGAGGCGATCCAGATCGTTTACGTCGGCGGGGCACTGGCGCTCGGCATGTCTTCCGAGCCGACCGTCCGTAACGTCCTGGGCAGCCCGGCCGACAACATGCTTGAAGCGATCACCATCGGCCTCGGCGCGGTGACCGCGATTCTGCTCGCCACCGTGCCGCCGATGGTGGCGGTGATGGCCGTGGTCACCGTGGTCTTCAATCGCCTCGCGGAACTCGACCAGCTCCAGAACGACGTCCGGACGGATCCGAAAACGGGCATTCTCAACATGCGCGGCTGGTCCGAGTCGGCGGAGCGGGCACTGGAACGGACCGCTCGATCGGGTGATCAACTGGCACTCCTGATGGTCGATCTCGACCACTTCAAGTGGATTAACGACACCTTTGGGCATCCGGCGGGTGACGACGTGCTGCGCACAGTTGCGCAAACCCTCGACGAAGTGACCAGACCGAGCGACTTGGTCGGCCGTTTCGGCGGTGAGGAATTCCTCATTCTGCTGCCGGACATCGACGAAGAGGCGACCTGGGAAGCGGCGGAACGGATACGCATCGCGATTGCCAAGCTGCACATCGTGACCACGGACAAGCGTGGCGACCCGGCGACCATCGCCGACCGGACGACGTCGATCGGCGTGGCCCGTCACCCGCGCCACGGCGACACCCTCGAGCGCCTGCTCCACTCCGCCGACGCCGCCGTCTACCTGGCGAAGGAGAACGGCCGCGACCAGGTCTGCTTCGCGCCGGACAGCCTCACGCCCCCAGCCGGACCGTGAGCTCCAGCTTGACGAGCACGTCGGCGGACGACCCGGCCGATGCGACGTCGAGCCGCAGCCGCTCGCCGCGGTAGCCCGCGGACTCCAGCCGCAGCACGCGCGCGCCGGGTGCCGGCCGCGGGTGGCACCAGTGCCGCGCCCTCGGCGTCCCGGCCGGGTCCTTGGCCAGGACGAGGTATTCGTGCCCGAGGTCGTCGGTCACCCGGCCGAGCCCCTTCCACCAGAGCGCCCGCAGGGTCAGCCCCTCCTCGTCGCGCACCAGCTCCACCGGCGCGGCCGACTCGACGTCGACGCGGAACCCGCGGTCGCCGATGCGCAGCGAGCGGACGTCGAGGAAAGCGCTTCCGGTCCGCACGAGGTCACCGCTCGGGACGCGGCCGCCCCGGTCCGGCGCCGGGAGCAGGGCGGCCACCGCGAGCTCCGCGGCGAGCCGCCCGTCGCCGGCCGCCGGGACCTCCGGGACGCCCCGCAGCTCGCCGGCGAGGATCCGGTGCCCGCAGGCCTCCGCCCAGCCCAGCGCCGCCGCCCGCAGCCCCGGCTCGGCCCGCAGCCGGTCGAGCAACGGCCCGGCGCGACGGGTTCTGCTGTGGCGGGTTCTGCTGTAGTGAGCGGCCCGGGCCAGGCGGGCGGCTTCCGGGCCGGCCGGATGGCAGGCGCCGAAGAAGCCGATCACCGCCCGGTCGAGGGCCCGCAGCTGGCCGGCCAGCACCACGCGGGCGACCGGCACGGGATGGGTGCGCGCCAGCTCCGACGGCGCGTGGTCGCGCAGAGCACGGGCGAGCGCGCGCAGTTCGGGCGTCCGCGGTTCGCGCAGGGCGGCACCGGGAGCCAGCCGGCGCAAGGCGCGCACGGTGTTCTCCACGGGCACGTTTTCGAGGTCGGTCGAGGCCACAGCACGCCCTCCTGGTCGCCGTGCCCCCCGTTTCGAGTCTCGGGGGCGCGATCCGGCGGCGGAAGGGAAGAACGGGCAGCCGTGCGGGCAGCATAGAAGAAAGCCGCACCGGATCCCGGGGGTTGTCCCCATCCCGGCGCGGTGGCGGGGCTGGCACCCTGGACGGCATGCCCGGCCCGTCCGCACCACCACGCATCCGCCGACCGTGGTCGACGTCCGGCTGGCTGCTGCTCGTCCTGCTGGTGGTGTTCGCGTTCGGGCTGATCGCCTCGCGTCCGCCGTCGCCGCCGGACCAGGGCCCGCCCACGGGGGACGTGCTGGCCGCGCAGAACGCCATCGAGGCGCTGGTCCAGCCGGGCCCGCACCCCGACGCGCTCGCGCGGTTGCCGAAGGACTTCACCGCGCTCAGCGGCGTCACCCCGGGCGCCCTGCCTGCCCGCGACGGCACCGTCCGCGCCGTGCACGTCGACGGCGGCTGCTCGACGCCGTGGGGTGACGACAACACGAAGTGGGACTACGCCGTGCCGTGCAAGGCCCACGACCTCGGCTACGACCTGCTGCGGTACGCCGACCGCAAGGGCCACCCGCTCGGCCCGGAGGCCCGGGAAGCCCTCGACGACCGGCTGTCCTACGACATGCACCACGCGTGCGACCTCAACCCGATGAACTCGGCGGTCAGCTGCCGGGTCGTCGCCTCCTTCTACTCGGCCGGGCTGGTGGTCAACTCCTGGCACCAGCGCTGGGGCCCGCCGGTCGGCGATCCGATCGGCCCGATGGTGGCCGGGGTGCTGGTGATCGGCTGCCTGCTGGTGTTCCGGCTGCGCGGCTGGCTGCGGGCCCGCCGCGAGCCACGGACGCCGGTCCCCACGGCCGTTCCCCGAGAGGTCGGCCGGTGGGCGCTGCTCGGGGCCGGCGGGGTCGTCCTCCTGCTGCTCGGGGAATCCGTGACGGCGCTCGCGGACTGGGCGGGTGCGCCCGAATCGGCGTTGTGGCCGCTGACCTGGCTCGCCCAGCTCGCCCCGGTGATCTTCTTCGCCGGCGGCCACCTCAACGCGGCCGGCTGGCGTTCCGAGCAGGAGGCGGGCGGCGGCTACCGCCACTACCTGGCCGAACGCGCCAGCCCGCTGCTGCGGCCGGCGCTGATCTTCGCCGTCGTGGCGCTGCTGACGCCGCTCGCGCTCGAACTGCTCGGCATCCCGGCGGGCACCACGGCGACCGTCATGCGGATCGCGCTGCACCCGCTCTGGCTGCTCGGGGTCTACCTGCTGA
This window of the Amycolatopsis balhimycina FH 1894 genome carries:
- a CDS encoding effector-associated constant component EACC1; the protein is MVSWSPSIDCVSANHSARNSWLARTARSRGVARVVTSSPPSPDRVNMDRPHCASPVTTPSGGVTADLPEALAVWLRLRPDVPGTRVAHPREKPIGLPADEGSWRP
- a CDS encoding MFS transporter, translating into MTTRATPRLRAVLANHEFRALWFAETQSMLGDQLTIVALAVLIFDRTGSPLLTAVVYSLTFLPALAGGLGLSQLADRFPRRTVLVTGSFAQAVLTGLMAVPGMPMGWLFVLFVFARLANAPANAAQNALGREIFAADDVYLQSQDLRGITNNTAMLAGLAAGGLLVTTIGTSWALAIDALTFLVSAVAVRLMVLRRPAAGDGGAPWFGAVRQVFGDERLRVLLYLSWLVGLAVIPEGLAAPLAAQLGAGDQAVGWLLAADPLGFVLGTFLLSRYVSTEHRRKLLGVLAALPLAALAAFALRPNLWLALVLLALAGATGAYVITVSATFITWVPNDIRGSAGGLYRTGLRVAQGVGVGIGGLVAQGIGSAGTTVALAGAVGLLLAVPVGFAWHRVGAEPGPRLS
- a CDS encoding GGDEF domain-containing protein, which translates into the protein MFMLGSEALAVAVLAISLAHSQALVPRDWVNFGILAVGATVHIQLTQRQEERRRNRKKTVLIDLTAVWTFSAAMILPVPLILFVIFVVRLQHWFIARRPAHNFIFSSITHGLAGVLAHLAYTSFGPHFSGSGWSDFLYEFATIALTGAIYEAIQIVYVGGALALGMSSEPTVRNVLGSPADNMLEAITIGLGAVTAILLATVPPMVAVMAVVTVVFNRLAELDQLQNDVRTDPKTGILNMRGWSESAERALERTARSGDQLALLMVDLDHFKWINDTFGHPAGDDVLRTVAQTLDEVTRPSDLVGRFGGEEFLILLPDIDEEATWEAAERIRIAIAKLHIVTTDKRGDPATIADRTTSIGVARHPRHGDTLERLLHSADAAVYLAKENGRDQVCFAPDSLTPPAGP
- a CDS encoding phospholipase A2, with amino-acid sequence MPGPSAPPRIRRPWSTSGWLLLVLLVVFAFGLIASRPPSPPDQGPPTGDVLAAQNAIEALVQPGPHPDALARLPKDFTALSGVTPGALPARDGTVRAVHVDGGCSTPWGDDNTKWDYAVPCKAHDLGYDLLRYADRKGHPLGPEAREALDDRLSYDMHHACDLNPMNSAVSCRVVASFYSAGLVVNSWHQRWGPPVGDPIGPMVAGVLVIGCLLVFRLRGWLRARREPRTPVPTAVPREVGRWALLGAGGVVLLLLGESVTALADWAGAPESALWPLTWLAQLAPVIFFAGGHLNAAGWRSEQEAGGGYRHYLAERASPLLRPALIFAVVALLTPLALELLGIPAGTTATVMRIALHPLWLLGVYLLTIVCTPPLLALHRRAPVSAVAALVALFAAGELAANWSGSPLPRYAATFALALLAQQLAFAHADGVRLSRRLLAVTTAAGVAGLAGVSVLRGGPPVLLGSPGAPAAFSAPPWGVLLLGLVQLGVLGLLAGPLARLGARPAVTGASRFVLRAPMSLYLAFLAAMLLLVAVVYLPGRIADGIGWLLRPRTLVAVGLLAVPATCVFWWFERHTHGPRQPRAAEHVRRPGEHCRTAVLTRAAAGLGIGYATLGVFGFALTRFGGVAADADLLGLRLDPIQSLVHLLLGVFLLHTIRIGAGAATGTWLATALACAPSLLFAADGSTPGFLGVTLHAVTAGFALLAAAGTLLPVRGPANAPS